AGAAACCTTTCAGTGGAAATCTCTTTCTTTTGGAGTAATGGAATAAGGCATGGTAAGGAGTTTCTAGTCATCATTATTGACTCTTGCCATTAATATAATTGCCTttatagttctttatttttttttaccaattactaCCTTTAATTGTTCTTGATGAACTCCTGCGATCCTCCTAATACCTACCCTGTAAAGTAATTAATTCAAAGATGATTCCCTTTCTATAGGTAGCAACAATCTCATATTATGTAGtcggtgctttaaggtttaccaaAGATGAAGAACAAAATGGTAGGGGTTAGTCAAGGGTGTGTGGATTTGGGAATAAAGCTGGGAGCAGAACTGGTATTATGAGTACCCAGCGGGTTCTCAGTGGTCCTTACAGTCACCAGGGGCTTTAACATCACCCCGACTAGACCAAGTTCCCTTTGtctcatcctttctctctctggccCAAAGGCTTTCTTCTTTGTTCCCTCTACCTTCTAAAGTTGGCACTTTAATACCTGATGTGGTCGCAAACCATATGGAGTCCACATCTCCTCTACCTCAACCCCAGAAAAAATCGTTGAGGATCCTTGccccattttttttccaatagcCTTCCCAGCTCTTCATAGCCAACTTGAATTCTGAAAAAATCTGCAAACTCGAtgtccctctccttttcccaccTAAACCTCCAACTCCCACTAAAAACAGgtattctttgggggggggggagattttatttaattaattaatttagaatatttttccatggttacaagaatcatgttctttccctccccctatcccactcccttcctgtagctgacatgccattccactgggttttacttgtgtcattgatcaagacctatttccatattattgataattgcactaggatgatcatttagagtctacatccccaatcatatccccatcgactcatgtgatcaaggaaatgtttttcttctgtgtttctgctcccacagttcttcctctggatgtggttagcattctttctcgtaagtcccccagaattgtcctggatcattgcattgctgctagtagagaagtccattacatttgattgtgccacagtgtatccatctctgtacagtgttctcctggttctgctcctttcactctgcatcaattcctggaggttgttccagttcacatggaatccctccagttcattattcctttgagcacaataatattccatcaccaatagataccacaatatgttcagtcattccccaattgaagggcatcccctcattttcgttttttgctaccacaaagagcacagctatgaatattttggtacaagtctaaAAGCAGGTATTCTTAACCTGGAttccatgattttaaaaaatgctttaaagaataactcaatataatttgtttcctttttatcctttctattttatgcctttaaaaacacCAGGCCAAGTTCCTAGGCTTTACCAAACAGCAAAAGGTACCCATGAAAAACAGGAACAAACTGAAGAACCATGGCCCTAAACAGATCttagatcctttttttttcccacctCCTGAGATTTCAACCTATCCTTAAGGAAGCTGAGGGTTTCCTTGCCCTCCTAGCCCAGCCCTAATggtccttctctccttcctgatAGCGATGAGTATCTCACTCTTCCGGGCCCTAGATGGGTACCCATCATCAAGCATGGCCTTCGATGGAAGTTTGCGCCTATGGGACGTGATGCCATAGGACAGTGGTGGTACACAGGCCTGACTACGGAAATCGACCCAAATATCTGGTACAACATGGCTAAGCCCCTTAACCGGCCAGCCTACAATCGATGGCATCAATCCTATATCCAGCAGGAGCGGCTGTTCCCCCCTGGTAAGGCCCTCTCCGCTTGGAGAGCCTGAGCCGAGCTGATTAGGGGATAGAGCTTCCACCCCCATTTTACTGAAGCCCAAAGAAAGGGTGAGATTCACCCAAGACCACGTCATGAAGTTAGTGACAGCATTGAGACTCCTGCCCAGCTTTCCTAATTCTCAGTCCCGGAGTTCTTTCCACTCCCCCGGGGCTGTCTGCCAGGgtccaaggtggaaggaatcacaCTCATTTTCTCCTCAGGGGTAAAGTGGGGGGCTTGCCCTTGGGAAAagaagatggggagggaaggagcctcACTCAAAACCTGACCTCTTCCTCCACAGCGTACACCCAGCATCTTCGAGAAAGCCTCTGGTATGACCCTATCACCCCTGCCCAGTACATGAATCCCAGCACCCGCTGGGGGAGCTTTCGGTGGCAGGACAAGCATTTTCCAGGAAAGGAGTTTGGTGAGTTAGAGTCGAGTGGGGAGAGTGGGGAAGCTGGACATGGACGGCTTGTAGGGGACAGCAGAGGGCCAAAGGTGGGAGGGTTGGCTCGAGGGAAGAGGAGCTATTGGACGGGAGAGGGTCATGGCCAAGCTATGCCCTACCCGGGAGGGCCAAACCCTGtcttggtccaggtcca
This sequence is a window from Monodelphis domestica isolate mMonDom1 chromosome 3, mMonDom1.pri, whole genome shotgun sequence. Protein-coding genes within it:
- the TEKTIP1 gene encoding tektin bundle-interacting protein 1 isoform X1 → MGAPPRDCDRPYVPLGTVETEFPAPLYSDEYLTLPGPRWVPIIKHGLRWKFAPMGRDAIGQWWYTGLTTEIDPNIWYNMAKPLNRPAYNRWHQSYIQQERLFPPAYTQHLRESLWYDPITPAQYMNPSTRWGSFRWQDKHFPGKEFGELESSGESGEAGHGRLVGDSRGPKVGGLARGKRSYWTGEGHGQAMPYPGGPNPVLVQVQVQVSPRFLSK
- the TEKTIP1 gene encoding tektin bundle-interacting protein 1 isoform X2, whose amino-acid sequence is MGAPPRDCDRPYVPLGTVETEFPAPLYSDEYLTLPGPRWVPIIKHGLRWKFAPMGRDAIGQWWYTGLTTEIDPNIWYNMAKPLNRPAYNRWHQSYIQQERLFPPAYTQHLRESLWYDPITPAQYMNPSTRWGSFRWQDKHFPGKEFVVNRTRFGISPGRGSSYVPFLSESNRPCYTIQNYRTWNLEPYSLTSNLWPRPVPRPKH